One Microvirga thermotolerans DNA window includes the following coding sequences:
- a CDS encoding peptide chain release factor 3: MTDLPAPVGRRRTFAIISHPDAGKTTLTEKLLLFGGAIQLAGEVKAKKNRVSTRSDWMGIEKERGISVVTSVMTFEYGDCVFNLLDTPGHEDFSEDTYRTLTAVDSAIMVIDAAKGIEARTRKLFEVCRMRDIPIVTFVNKMDREARSPFDLLDEIEKTLALDTAPVTWPIGQGRGFAGTFDLRRNTVRRIDTDEEPAKVSGPGDAYIDSLLPAEEARTWREEVELAREACKPFDLASFREGHLTPVFFGSALRNFGVRDLIDAMAEYAPPPRSQEADRRVVEAGEPKMTGFVFKIQANMDPNHRDRIAFMRICSGKLSRGMKAKLVRTGKAMSLNTPQFFFAQDRAIADEAWAGDVVGLPNHGTLRIGDTLTEGEDIVFRGVPSFSPEILRRIKLQDAMKAKKLREALQQMAEEGVVQLFVPQDGSGAIVGVVGALQLDVLKERLQAEYGLPIDYEPTRFSICRWISSDDRAELDRFIESHLSAVARDLDEAPVFMAANAFNLQYEQDRYKAIRFSDVKDYQKKAA; this comes from the coding sequence ATGACCGATCTTCCGGCCCCCGTGGGCCGCCGCCGCACCTTTGCCATCATCTCCCACCCGGACGCCGGCAAGACCACGCTCACCGAGAAGCTGCTGCTCTTCGGAGGCGCGATCCAGCTCGCCGGCGAAGTGAAGGCGAAGAAGAACCGCGTCTCGACCCGTTCCGACTGGATGGGGATCGAGAAGGAGCGCGGCATCTCCGTCGTGACCTCGGTGATGACCTTCGAGTACGGCGACTGCGTCTTCAACCTGCTCGACACGCCGGGCCACGAGGATTTCTCCGAGGACACCTACCGCACGCTCACGGCCGTCGATTCCGCGATCATGGTCATCGATGCCGCGAAGGGCATCGAGGCGCGCACCCGCAAGCTCTTCGAGGTCTGCCGGATGCGCGACATCCCGATCGTCACCTTCGTCAACAAGATGGACCGGGAGGCCCGCAGCCCGTTCGACCTCCTCGACGAGATCGAGAAGACCCTCGCCCTCGACACGGCGCCCGTGACGTGGCCGATCGGTCAGGGACGCGGGTTCGCCGGAACCTTCGACCTGCGCCGCAACACCGTGCGGCGCATCGACACGGACGAGGAGCCGGCGAAGGTGTCCGGGCCCGGGGATGCCTACATCGACAGCCTCCTCCCGGCGGAGGAGGCAAGGACCTGGCGCGAGGAGGTCGAGCTTGCGAGGGAGGCATGCAAGCCGTTCGATCTCGCCTCGTTCCGCGAAGGCCACCTCACGCCCGTCTTCTTCGGCAGCGCGCTGCGCAATTTCGGCGTGCGCGATCTCATCGACGCGATGGCCGAGTACGCGCCGCCGCCGCGCAGCCAGGAGGCGGACAGGCGGGTCGTCGAGGCGGGCGAGCCGAAGATGACCGGCTTCGTCTTCAAGATTCAGGCGAACATGGATCCCAACCACCGCGACCGGATCGCCTTCATGCGCATCTGCTCGGGCAAGCTGTCCCGCGGAATGAAGGCGAAGCTCGTGCGTACGGGCAAGGCCATGAGCCTGAACACGCCGCAGTTCTTCTTCGCACAGGACCGCGCCATCGCCGACGAAGCCTGGGCAGGCGACGTGGTGGGCCTGCCGAACCACGGCACCCTGCGCATCGGAGACACGCTGACGGAGGGCGAGGACATCGTCTTTCGCGGCGTGCCGAGCTTCTCGCCGGAAATCCTGCGCCGCATCAAGCTGCAGGACGCCATGAAGGCGAAGAAGCTCCGCGAGGCGCTGCAGCAGATGGCGGAAGAAGGCGTCGTGCAGCTCTTCGTGCCGCAGGACGGGTCGGGCGCCATCGTGGGCGTGGTCGGAGCCCTTCAGCTCGACGTGCTGAAGGAGCGCCTTCAGGCCGAGTACGGCCTCCCCATCGACTACGAACCGACGCGGTTCTCGATCTGCCGCTGGATCTCCTCCGACGACCGCGCCGAGCTCGACAGGTTCATCGAGAGCCACCTGTCGGCCGTGGCCCGCGACCTCGACGAAGCGCCCGTCTTCATGGCGGCCAACGCCTTCAACCTGCAGTACGAGCAGGACCGCTACAAGGCGATCCGCTTCTCGGACGTGAAGGACTATCAGAAGAAGGCCGCGTGA
- a CDS encoding glucokinase, with amino-acid sequence MLGDIGGTNARFAVLPGPGEPVHLLPRALTAQAPGPVEAIGAALESHDGPRPRSAIFAVATRVDRPAIRLTNAHWTIDAAEIGTALGLERVSLVNDYTPVAASVTVLDEARGDVAPLGEAGPAGSGIRVVLGPGTGFGAAALVPIEDRLAILATEAGHMEFGPADSEEMALWPHIERVGGRVTAEVVLSGPGLFRLSKALAAKRGLPCPFNVPNDILDAARDGDGLARDTLDLFSRCLGRFAGDLALTFEAAGGVFIAGGIAPRMVDVLQGGGFRHAFDRKAPHDAWARKVPAFVIVHREPALEGLAALVAHPGRFLYKSQGWERD; translated from the coding sequence CTGCTTGGCGATATCGGCGGCACCAATGCCCGCTTCGCCGTTCTCCCGGGGCCCGGCGAACCCGTCCACCTCCTGCCGAGGGCCCTGACCGCCCAGGCGCCCGGACCGGTCGAGGCGATCGGGGCCGCCCTCGAGAGCCATGACGGTCCGCGGCCCCGCTCCGCGATCTTCGCGGTGGCGACGCGGGTCGACAGGCCCGCCATCCGGCTGACGAACGCCCACTGGACCATCGATGCCGCAGAGATCGGCACGGCTCTCGGGCTCGAGCGCGTCTCTCTCGTGAACGACTACACGCCGGTCGCCGCCTCCGTGACCGTCCTCGACGAAGCCCGCGGCGACGTGGCGCCCCTGGGCGAGGCCGGGCCTGCGGGAAGCGGGATCCGGGTGGTGCTCGGGCCGGGCACCGGCTTCGGCGCGGCGGCGCTGGTGCCGATCGAGGATCGCCTGGCGATCCTCGCCACCGAGGCGGGTCACATGGAGTTCGGCCCGGCGGATTCGGAGGAAATGGCTCTCTGGCCCCATATCGAGCGGGTGGGAGGGCGCGTGACCGCGGAAGTCGTCCTCTCGGGGCCGGGCCTTTTCCGGCTTTCTAAGGCGCTTGCGGCCAAGCGCGGACTTCCGTGCCCCTTCAACGTCCCGAACGACATTCTCGACGCTGCCCGCGACGGCGACGGCCTCGCCCGTGACACCCTCGATCTCTTCTCCCGCTGCCTCGGGCGCTTTGCGGGCGATCTCGCCCTCACCTTCGAGGCGGCCGGAGGGGTCTTCATCGCCGGCGGCATCGCCCCCCGCATGGTCGACGTTCTCCAGGGCGGCGGCTTCAGGCACGCCTTCGATCGCAAGGCTCCCCACGATGCCTGGGCCCGGAAGGTGCCGGCCTTCGTGATCGTCCACCGGGAGCCGGCCCTCGAGGGGCTTGCCGCCCTGGTCGCCCATCCGGGGCGCTTCCTCTACAAGTCCCAGGGCTGGGAGCGGGACTGA
- a CDS encoding glycoside hydrolase family 15 protein, with translation MSSLDLAVIGNCMIAALVDRRAHIVWSCFPRFDGDPVFSHLLDSPEGRPDSEQRGIFAIDQVGIQSCEQRYLENTAVLVSTMTDSFGNIVEITDFAPRFKHFDRTFRPPLLIRRVRPVKGRPRIRVRLRPHFEWGAQPPAKTRGSNHLRFVGPHRSLRLTTDAPISYVEEERPFVVERPISFFFGEDEPLRSEADTTAREFLDKTVDFWRDWVRSLSIPFDWQEAVIRAAITLKLCNYEETGAIVAALTTSVPEAPHTQRNWDYRYCWLRDAYFVIQALNRLGTTKTMEEYLTYITNIVDDAEAKPELRDMPPLFSITRSPDLEEREAAALAGYRGMGPVRVGNAAYTQIQNDAYGSIVLASTHAFLDKRLIRTGNRALFEHLEKLGQRAIEVFDKPDAGPWELRTKAAVHTFPSVMCWAACDRLAKIAQSMGREDRVAFWREQADRMHAVIDERAYNRDKGTFVSSFDGEHLDATLLLLAELNFVKADDPRFVATVDAIGATLRRGDLLLRYDVEDDFGRMHTAFMICGFWYVDALNAIGRRKEACELFEKILKLRNTFGLFSEDADFTTGELWGNFPQTYSMVGLINSAVRLSRSWEEAF, from the coding sequence ATGAGTTCGCTCGACCTCGCCGTCATCGGCAATTGCATGATCGCGGCCCTCGTGGACCGCCGCGCCCATATCGTCTGGAGCTGCTTTCCGCGCTTCGATGGCGATCCGGTCTTCTCGCACCTGCTCGACAGCCCCGAGGGCCGGCCGGATTCCGAGCAGCGCGGCATCTTCGCCATCGACCAGGTGGGCATCCAGTCCTGCGAGCAGCGATATCTCGAGAACACCGCCGTCCTCGTTTCGACGATGACGGATTCCTTCGGGAACATCGTCGAGATCACGGATTTCGCGCCGCGCTTCAAGCATTTCGACCGGACCTTCCGTCCTCCGCTCCTCATCCGCCGCGTCCGCCCGGTGAAGGGGCGCCCGCGCATCCGGGTGCGGCTGCGCCCGCATTTCGAATGGGGAGCGCAGCCCCCCGCCAAGACGCGCGGCAGCAACCACCTGCGCTTCGTCGGCCCGCACCGCTCGCTGAGGCTCACCACCGACGCGCCCATCTCCTACGTGGAGGAGGAGCGGCCCTTCGTCGTCGAACGGCCCATCTCGTTCTTCTTCGGCGAGGACGAACCCCTGCGCTCGGAGGCCGACACCACGGCGCGCGAGTTCCTCGACAAGACGGTGGACTTCTGGCGCGACTGGGTGCGCTCCCTGTCCATCCCCTTCGACTGGCAGGAGGCCGTGATCCGCGCCGCGATCACCCTCAAGCTCTGCAACTACGAGGAGACGGGCGCCATCGTCGCGGCCCTCACCACGTCGGTTCCGGAAGCGCCCCACACGCAGCGCAACTGGGACTACCGGTACTGCTGGCTGCGCGACGCCTATTTCGTGATCCAGGCCCTGAACCGCCTCGGGACCACGAAGACGATGGAGGAATATCTCACCTACATCACGAACATCGTCGACGATGCCGAGGCGAAGCCTGAATTGCGGGACATGCCGCCGCTCTTCAGCATCACGCGCTCGCCCGATCTCGAGGAGCGCGAGGCCGCCGCGCTCGCGGGCTATCGGGGCATGGGCCCCGTGCGGGTCGGCAATGCCGCCTACACGCAGATCCAGAACGACGCCTACGGCAGCATCGTCCTCGCCTCGACCCACGCGTTTCTCGACAAGCGGCTGATCCGCACCGGGAACCGGGCCCTGTTCGAGCATCTGGAGAAGCTCGGCCAGCGTGCCATCGAGGTGTTCGACAAGCCCGACGCGGGACCCTGGGAGCTGCGGACGAAGGCGGCCGTGCATACGTTCCCGAGCGTCATGTGCTGGGCCGCCTGCGACAGGCTCGCCAAGATCGCCCAATCCATGGGCCGCGAGGACCGGGTCGCCTTCTGGCGCGAGCAGGCGGACCGCATGCATGCGGTGATCGACGAGCGGGCCTACAACCGGGACAAGGGCACGTTCGTCTCCTCCTTCGACGGCGAGCATCTCGATGCGACGCTGCTGCTGCTCGCGGAGCTGAATTTCGTGAAGGCGGACGATCCGCGCTTCGTCGCGACCGTGGATGCCATCGGCGCGACCCTCCGCCGGGGCGACCTCCTCCTGCGCTACGACGTGGAGGACGATTTCGGCCGCATGCACACCGCCTTCATGATCTGCGGCTTCTGGTACGTGGACGCGCTCAATGCCATCGGACGCCGGAAAGAGGCCTGCGAGCTCTTCGAGAAGATCCTGAAGCTGCGGAACACCTTCGGGCTCTTTTCGGAGGATGCGGACTTCACGACCGGAGAATTATGGGGCAACTTCCCGCAGACCTACTCCATGGTGGGTCTCATCAATTCCGCCGTACGTCTCAGCCGGAGCTGGGAGGAAGCGTTCTGA
- the otsB gene encoding trehalose-phosphatase — protein MAEALLRRSPQPEAEESWALFLDFDGTLVDIVERPEAVFVDPALPGILAELETRLGGALAIVSGRPISFLDRRLGGHRFDIAGLHGLEHRIGGQLFLCDPDEHPRLREMVDRLAGVFSSKPGILIEDKGCSVAIHWRLAPIERDFVHATVHAALEALGSDYRVQFGKAVAEILPAAAGKGKVIEKFLVQPPYRGRRPIFIGDDLTDENGFRAVNALGGYSVRIGPGETVARERLGSPAELRHSLALWAEQGSIPFQGIR, from the coding sequence ATGGCTGAGGCCCTCCTGAGACGATCCCCGCAACCCGAAGCCGAGGAGAGCTGGGCGCTGTTCCTCGATTTCGACGGAACCCTCGTCGATATCGTGGAGCGGCCCGAGGCGGTCTTCGTCGATCCGGCCCTGCCCGGAATCCTGGCGGAGCTCGAGACCCGTCTCGGGGGAGCGCTCGCCATCGTCAGCGGCCGGCCGATCTCCTTCCTCGACAGGCGCCTCGGCGGGCACCGCTTCGACATCGCCGGCCTGCATGGGCTCGAGCACCGGATCGGAGGGCAGCTCTTCCTGTGCGATCCGGACGAGCATCCGCGACTGCGCGAGATGGTGGACCGCCTGGCCGGTGTCTTCAGCTCGAAGCCTGGCATCCTGATCGAGGACAAGGGTTGCTCCGTCGCCATCCACTGGCGACTCGCCCCCATCGAGCGCGATTTCGTCCATGCCACCGTCCATGCGGCGCTGGAGGCCCTGGGCAGCGACTACCGGGTCCAGTTCGGCAAGGCCGTGGCGGAGATCCTGCCCGCTGCGGCAGGAAAGGGGAAGGTGATCGAGAAGTTCCTCGTCCAGCCGCCCTATCGGGGGCGTCGGCCGATCTTCATCGGCGACGATCTGACGGACGAGAACGGCTTCAGGGCGGTGAACGCCCTGGGGGGCTATTCCGTCCGCATCGGACCGGGCGAAACGGTCGCACGCGAGCGCCTTGGATCGCCCGCCGAATTGAGGCATTCCCTGGCGCTGTGGGCCGAACAGGGCTCCATTCCTTTTCAGGGGATCCGCTAG